TGTGTATTTTTCCGTAACGTTGTTTTTGATTGTTTGTTGCTTTTTTAATGCATTTAGGCAAATAAAATatggggaaagaactctaaaaaaTGATAACAATTTGAAGTTATCAGGAACACTATTCATAATAAATCTCATACAACTCTGGAGGGATAATCAAAACATAAAACTCAACGTAGAGGAGGTATGCCTGATTTTATTATGTGTCGCATAAGCATGTTGGTGAATGTGTTGAATTTGTGTAGGTTAGAGTTGAGTTGGGTTTGTGGGCACTGATTTCAAACTAAGTCCGACAAAACCATAACTTAATAAAGCGGGTTTCTGTACTGTAGAAACAAAGCCTGTTGCTGTCTTAAAAAACTTAAATCCCACCATTTGATTCCAAGGGCACCAACTCCTATGACCCGACTGTTGCAATTGAATCCCTGTAATTTATGGAAACGgcctgctagctagctgtttTTAGCCTATCTGTGACAATGTTGCCCACTGTAGGTTCAACCATTACACAGATATTCCAGTCTGCATCACTACACGTGACTTGCATAAAATAGGCTATCGATCTAATATTAATAGTCCTCTTTCTTGATAAGATGCTGCATGGCATCTTTTTCTTAGGTCACattcatgaaaaaaaaattctgccAGACGACTTCATTACAACTGATGAAAATCGAACCACACTGAAGACACATTTACCATCTGCcttcaaaatgtacagtacAACGCCTCCCAAACAAACACCGTTTTCCAAACTTCTAGATGTGGTAAGTCCAGAATTTGTATGAAACTCAACCCACATTCACGCTGTATacttaaacaaataaatacatgtatataaAAACATCTTAATGGAATATTGTTTGTAGATTGATGGAAAATCATTTATTCAATGTCATATTTACAGGCTATAACCTACAGTAAAATGTTGAAAAAGTATAGGAGTCTGGTACTAAGATGCATTGTAACCATTCCTAATAGGTTTGATGTTACTATAACAGCAGAGGTTTAAGACAGGGTTTACTGTGTGAGGAATATATCAAATTTAGAGTTGTCTAATAAACTGAAGTgtcaataattttttttgtgATAAGTGACCGTATCTGTGAAGCAGGATAGCAAGTGATTGAATGTGTTGTTGAAACAAGAACATAATTGTCTAAGTACAGTATTGCATACTCTGTGGTCCAAAAGGGTGTAAATTGTGTTGTTTTGATGCAGGCTGTCAAAATTGGATACAAAGATGAAACTGAAATCAGAACATTTGCTTGGACATTTCTTAGAAAACTGAACCCACCGTTTTCCCTAAAGGGTGAAACATTGGACTACCTCACTATGGAACCCAATGTAATTGCTGTCTGTTACATGGAGACCCAAGGGGAAGAACCCGTGAAACACTATGGTCCATCTCTGTCTTTCAGAAAAGACATTTCAAAGAATCTCATGATTAACTGGTTGTGTCTTGAAGTATGGCATGAATATGTAGCATATGCAGTACTGTCACATCAATATGGGACACCTCATAGTATTAACTTTCCAGAAACTGTTCAATGCCAAGCTTTCAtcagaaaacaaaatatatatactggTGAACATGTCCCTAAAGATCCTTGTAGAAGATGTGGggatctcttttctctccctacaACAGGACCAATAGTCAGCACTCCTTACGGAAACTGTGCTGAGACTGAATGCTACAGTAAACTTCTTAAGAGTGGGGACGCTATAAATGTTGTAGATAGCATACGGCAAGACCTTGAACGAGAAGGCAGAGAAAGGTACCATCAAGAATGGACAGATCTTCAGACTAAAGCCAAGAGGGACTATCAGAAAGGGTGGGATGTAATAAGAAAAAGATGGGAAAAAGCTTCTGTTAGCTC
This genomic window from Hypomesus transpacificus isolate Combined female chromosome 4, fHypTra1, whole genome shotgun sequence contains:
- the LOC124467005 gene encoding uncharacterized protein LOC124467005, producing MSNTGQDRLERQIKYGERTLKNDNNLKLSGTLFIINLIQLWRDNQNIKLNVEEMLHGIFFLGHIHEKKILPDDFITTDENRTTLKTHLPSAFKMYSTTPPKQTPFSKLLDVAVKIGYKDETEIRTFAWTFLRKLNPPFSLKGETLDYLTMEPNVIAVCYMETQGEEPVKHYGPSLSFRKDISKNLMINWLCLEVWHEYVAYAVLSHQYGTPHSINFPETVQCQAFIRKQNIYTGEHVPKDPCRRCGDLFSLPTTGPIVSTPYGNCAETECYSKLLKSGDAINVVDSIRQDLEREGRERYHQEWTDLQTKAKRDYQKGWDVIRKRWEKASVSSKYMNLR